In one window of Synechococcus sp. M16CYN DNA:
- a CDS encoding Rieske 2Fe-2S domain-containing protein produces MHPTWTEQWWPIAYLQDLNRSKPNRFTLLERDLVIWWDTSGEVSRWRVFPDICPHRLVPLSEGRINSNGFLECPYHGWSFDGQGHCRSIPQAAKNTKSESRRSRCTSLPAATGQGLLFVWMGAPETANPQRLPLVPILKEDPNSWTVQDTFRDLPMDAVTLLENVLDVSHIPFTHHKTVGKRENAAPVEATITSEDKDGFDIFWEEGPRRGKLGSQSTRFQAPQLMWHDLTAKGFGRILTIVYAVPIRRGQCRLFARFPFQFQSAALRVLIGLRPRWLQHIGNHKVIEDDQVFLHWQERALENAGGSPAAERAFYMPNTADVYVTALHRWLDSHGGEPFAGKPLPERQQTTALMDRFHSHTKICISCSSALRRIRTTRPWVWGFLWGSSALIGLGQGNQWSAIGLVVAVTAGITLRQLFKWELGLTTGSGKAPRNH; encoded by the coding sequence ATGCACCCCACCTGGACTGAACAGTGGTGGCCGATCGCCTATCTCCAGGATCTGAATCGTTCAAAACCCAACCGATTCACGCTGCTGGAACGAGACTTAGTAATCTGGTGGGATACTTCGGGTGAGGTAAGCCGTTGGCGGGTATTCCCTGATATCTGCCCACACAGACTGGTACCCCTCAGCGAAGGGAGAATTAATAGCAACGGATTCCTGGAATGCCCTTATCACGGCTGGAGCTTTGACGGGCAAGGTCATTGTCGTTCGATCCCGCAAGCTGCGAAAAACACTAAATCAGAATCACGTCGCTCACGCTGCACCAGCCTTCCTGCCGCTACGGGGCAGGGGCTGTTATTTGTCTGGATGGGAGCTCCTGAGACTGCTAATCCACAACGGTTACCCCTAGTGCCAATTTTAAAGGAGGATCCAAACAGCTGGACAGTGCAAGATACGTTTCGCGATTTACCTATGGATGCGGTAACGCTACTTGAGAATGTGCTGGATGTGAGCCATATTCCGTTTACCCATCACAAAACTGTCGGTAAACGAGAGAATGCCGCCCCGGTAGAAGCAACGATCACTAGCGAAGACAAGGACGGTTTCGATATCTTTTGGGAGGAGGGTCCTCGTAGGGGCAAACTTGGTTCCCAATCCACCCGATTCCAAGCTCCACAACTGATGTGGCATGACCTTACAGCGAAAGGCTTCGGTCGCATCCTCACGATTGTCTACGCGGTACCAATACGGAGGGGCCAATGCCGTTTATTTGCTCGCTTTCCCTTCCAGTTCCAATCTGCTGCGCTAAGAGTGTTGATTGGTTTACGACCTCGATGGCTCCAGCATATTGGTAACCACAAAGTAATCGAGGATGATCAAGTATTTTTGCACTGGCAAGAACGAGCTTTGGAAAATGCTGGAGGCAGTCCAGCCGCAGAACGAGCTTTCTATATGCCCAATACGGCTGACGTCTATGTCACAGCACTACACCGCTGGCTCGATAGTCACGGCGGAGAACCATTTGCTGGAAAACCGTTACCCGAACGCCAACAAACAACTGCTCTAATGGATCGATTTCATAGTCATACCAAAATCTGTATCAGCTGTTCGTCCGCTTTGAGGCGAATCCGCACTACTCGCCCGTGGGTCTGGGGATTTCTCTGGGGTTCTTCGGCTCTCATAGGACTCGGTCAGGGAAATCAATGGAGTGCAATTGGCCTTGTTGTAGCAGTAACAGCAGGGATTACACTGCGTCAACTCTTTAAATGGGAGCTGGGGTTAACAACAGGAAGTGGGAAAGCTCCCCGCAACCATTAG